GGAATAATCACCGTTTCCGTGATCACCATAAGTTGCTGAAGTTGTCGCATTAACCGAATGATCTGCTGCTTCTCAGAATCTACCAAAGATCCTGTGACATCCTTTAAGTTGATTGGAGCAGCTATCGTCTCTTGATATATAGCTTTAAGATGTCTCCAGTCTTCCTCCGTGGCATGAACTCCGTTGAAAAGCCGTGGAGTAAGGATATTTTTTGCCTGAACGGGTTGGCCAACTGTAGCTTGTCCATAGGGTATGCGGTTTTGGGCAAAACGCTGATTCTGATTAGTAGGAAGTTGTTGTGGCTGGGGAGGTTGCGCAGGCTGTTGCAGTTGTTGGGGTGGCTGTGGTGGCTGTTGTAATTGTTGCAgatgttgttgttgttgctgttgttgttgttgttgctgttgctgttgctgttgctgttgctgttgctgttgctgttgctgttgctgttgctgttgctgttgctgttgctgttgctgctgttgctgttgctgctgctgctgtaaTGCAtcctgctgctgctggCGACGCTTTcgttgctgttgctgttgacGGAATTGAGCCAAACGTTGTGAAGCTCCTGGTTGATCCTGGGCACCCGGAACACCCGGGACACCTGGAACCCCTGGAACACCCTGTTGTGCTTGTGGAGAACCTTGCAACACCTGGGGAACCTGGGAAGCCTGAGGAACCTGAGGACCCTGAGGACCTGATTGATTCTGTGCCATAGGTGCCTGTGCATGTGCATTCTGAGCACGCTGTTTAGCACTTAGAACGTGAAACAAGTACTTTCTAGCGTATAAAGACTCTTGCTCACGAGACAAATTAGATGGTAACTTGCCTGCAGCTTGAAGGTTCTTTATCACCTGAAAGGCTTGTTGCTTGTAGGCCTGAAGCTGCTGATTTGTGATTTGAGGCCGCATTCCGGCATGTTGTGTATTAGGCTGTCCCTGTGGAGCCATCTGGACgggttgttgttgttgctgttgcatcatcatcaaaatatGTTGGGGACTAGGAGGATTTGTCTGTTGTGCTTGAGGTGGCTGTGGTTGCTGTGGCTGCTGCATTTGCTGCATCTGCTGGCTTTGCTGACTCTGTTGCACCTGCTGACTTTGATGGTTTTGCTGGCCTGGTACCTGAGGGCCCTGTTGATCTTGTGTTTGCAGCACCTGTCTTTGCTTAGACTTAATCAGCTGTAAATGCAAAGCATAGACTTCTTTGATAGTGGACAAGTCCTTCGTGGTAAGATTCCTGTGACGGAAATAAGGCATGATTTGGCCCCATGTGCTGATATTCTTGGGGAAAACCTGTGGAAGACGCTGAACCAAAGGAGCTGGAATTGGCATGTTTTGCATCTCGATTTTCAGTCTCTGGGCCGTCTGTCTGAATGCTTGACCCTGACCTGGTATCTGATCCGGTATCTGACCTGGTATCTGACCTGGTATCTGACCCTGACCCTGACCCTGCTCTGTCACTTGGCCTGTCACTTGGCCTGTCACCTGGCCTGTCGCCTGGCCCGAGCCCCGGCCCGGCACCTGTCCCTGACCCTGACCCTGAACCATGCCATACTGCTGCCTCTGAAGTGCATTCTTGCGAGCCTGAGTGATGCTGGCAATCTTGGTCTTCACAAAATTCACATACTGTGCCTTATTGGCAGAATGCGTGTACGCAAATTTCTCGTATTCCTGTGCCACCGGTCTGGTCTTTTGTTCGCTAAAGTTGGTGCCCTGGATTTTGGCTATCGAGGCAACTatgatgttgatgaacTGATGGCGATCTTGGACTGCGATACCGTTGCCGTTGACTTCATCGTTGGCTCCATTAGCTCCATTAGTTCCATTAGCTCCATTGGCTCCATTGGCCCCATTGGCACCATTACCACTGCCACCATTGGTTCCGTTGACTCCATTACCACTGCCTCCACTGCCTCCACTGCCTCCATTGGCTCCATTGGGCCCGGTCGTTCCGCTAACCTGACCAACAGGCTGGTCCAACTGTATGTTTTGGTTGAAAAGTAGTGGAGTTTGATCCATGCTACCGGGGATAAAATTATTGCCGTTCATTGcaagtgaagaagaagaagagttaAAGCCacagatgatgaggataaaAGTTTTAGTTCAAGTGACACGGATTGGGATGACGCGAGCCCCGGAAGAGTGGTGAGGCGAGGTGGTGAGGGGGGAAAAGCCCGGTGAGCGGGTGGGGAAAATCCCGGTAGGGGTGAGCCCGGTAGATCTCGGTACGACGGATGAGCCCGGTGGATTATCGTTGATTTACATTAGCTCTACATGGCCTCACTAATTGCTATCTTATAATACTTATGCTCCTGGTGAATCCTCCTTATccttcaacatcatcaaaagCTCCTTGAATCTACTTTTGTCTCTATTATGAGCTTCATCAATAGAATTCGAGTTCTTACTAAGTTTAAGAACTTCAACAACTCTTTCCCAAACGGTTCCATTTTCAAGGAACgaatctctcttcttcaagaactcctcttcttctttcttggtactctcaatcaattcttccttcttGTTACTGTAATTCTCGTAGAATTCATCTGTGGCTTTCTGTGCttccttcttgatttcatcaactttcttctcattaaTCGAGTCTGtctttgaaattgattcttctctttgttgtTTCCATTGTTTGACAGCTTCACTAGACTCCATGTTCAATTTAGCCATTCTTGTTGTAACATTCAAGTAGCCATTGGAGCCATTGGAGCCATTGGaatctttggaatctttgaagtcttcttcattatctgaTCCATTTGCTCCTGCACCAAGTTCAGGATACTGCGTCttgaattcttcaaactcaTCGTCCTTATCTGCCGTGGCACTAGCATCCTGTGCTGTCACATCCTCTGCTGTCGCAAATTCATCTCCTAGaacttccttctctctACTTAAAAAATCGCCGCCTGACATCTGTTCGTCCCCATCGACTGAAACATCATTAATTTCAGGGAATTTGTCTGCCATTGctgaaaagagagaagtaGATGGTACAAGGAAAGGAACGTACATAGTGAACAAACTCATCTTGTCGCGAATTCAACCCAACTGCGCCACGTTTAATTTCAATAAAGATGTTCATACGCCACACATATATGACGTCCTCTCTTCTCGTCCCACTCATACCACtgtatcttcatccaccaTGTCGTTTTCCGTTGAAAAAGCGTCCGAAAAGCTCAGTAATTTGGACCAGACTCAACAGTCGATCCAATCCACCTCGCAGTGGTGTCTCTTCCATTACAGGCATCATCGAGAAATAGTCGCCCTCTGGCTAAAGAACCTGGAGGAGCTATCCAAGACTAAGCCAGAACGTAGCTTGGTGTGCTTTTATCTCTGCAATgatcttgttcaattcaGTAAGAAGAATGAGCACAAATTCCGTGGTTTTCTAGAAGAATTTGTCAAAGTACTACCGAAATCGATGAAGATTATGAGGAGTTGTATCAAACAAGAGGCCAAAGGAGACGAAGTTAATGAGGCCAACTTGCTGAAAAGGTATATGAGAGTTCTTAAAGTGTGGGAGGAACGATCTGTGTTTGATAGGAGATTCATAGAGAGAATGATGAAGGTTCTGAGTGATGATAATAGATTAATTAATGCTAATGAGAAGGTTGAGAAGGACCGAAGGTTGGATGAGATAGTTGGGGCCggaacttcttcttcaactacAGTTCCGGAGGAAATTTCCGCCCTTGTGAAGAAGTATACGAGtcttgaagagttcaatGAAAAGAATTTGAATGAGTTTACCAAGGTTAACACAATCTACAATGAGTTAGTTAAGAATTTCGAGAATCTACCCGAGCCAGGAAAGCTTATAGAAAGGCTTAATGGGCTGAATAGGATGATTAAGAGTCTTCTAGGGacaattgaagaatcagagAAGTTGAGACAGGAGATAATTGAGGAATTTCATAGGCTTATCAATGTTCAGGGTGACTGGGTTGAATTGGATAAGGGAAAATTGGATAAATTGAGGGAAATGAGGGAGGACGTGAGTAAGCAGAAGGTTgagatggagaaattgGTTGAGGGAGGAGATAAAGAGGAGGTTTCTCCGATGtatgaggatgaggatatGCCGGGGTATAGAGGTGAGGACGGGGACCCGGTGGATTCAGGGGACCCGGTGGACTCGGTGGACTTGGTGGACTCAGAAAACCCGGTGGTCTCAGAAAACCCGGTGGTCTCAGTGGACCCAGTGGACCCAGTGGACCCTAGAATCACCAAGAAAGTGAAATTCCAAGAAACCCCAAGTGAACAACCTTTAGGAGGAGATCTTCTCTCTATTCTAAATCAACTTACATAGTATATCCATTCAGTGACACGGCTGGTGCTCAGGTATATGTAATAATAATCGATCCAtagtaaaaagaaaggcaGGTCATGCTGTAAGGTTACGGGGACGGTTACGGGGTCACCATCGGGTTTTCCCACCGGGCTCTCCCACCGGGCTCTCCTTACCCTGCTACCCTCGCCTAACtatttctctcttcaatgAATGACCTTTATCTAAAACACCTAACTACTTATATGTTCCTACTACCTGACAACTGTTCCTACTGATGACTTACCTGGACGAACGAAAAAGGGCGCCGCCTTTTCTAGAACTATCTCATTCCACCATAGCCATGCTTCAGCACCAGCAGAACACTAACACCACTAATAACCTTGACAAGACACCTGTTATCGACTTGGATAACGTGCTGACCTTGTGGACTACGCTTGCAAACTCTGCTGAGTTTATTAGAAACGGCAGGCGTTTGGAGAATATCAGTTGGCGTGTCGTTAACCGGAGTCTCTTGTTGGACCAGAGCTTCAACTATAACGAGTTCTCGACGCTACTAAATATCTCCACGAGTGACTCCACGGGGAATGGTCAACCACTTACGCAAAGAAATCTTCAGAGAATGGAGAGGCGTAGAAATCAGAGACAACCCACCAAGAATGGCATTTTCTATATCAAGGATTCTCCGTCTCCGGATGCTTGTTCTGTTGAACCTTCTCAATTAGTCAatcagaagatcaagatgAATGGCCAGCAAAGGATCCAAGAGATGACTGACCGACCGTCTGATTTGGttcatccttctcaaaGGACCTCTTTATTTTCTCGAGTCCATCCTCCAGAAGAACCTCTTGTAGCTAATCATACACTGAAACCTAAACAGGGTCCCTCGGACGACCTTCAAATGCGCCATTTATATCAGCAACAGCTCAAATATAACGGAGGTAATCCACATTCGCCGAAATCTGATACCCAGCAGTCACAGATTTCTCTCTTTGCTACTGCAAAACGGCCACAGGCTGAAAAGATTATGTTTTCACCATCTGATGACTCGTCTGATGGCTCTGATTGGTCGTCAATGTCAGATGATTCTGACTTCGATGTCgacaatgatgaagaaggtatCACAGATGGCCGAAGTCGTCATCATGATGGCTCCCTTCTGTTCCAGAAAAAGGAGGTTGGACCATCACACTTGGACTCCACTCCATCCACAGAGTCGTTGTCTTCACCTCAGAACGGTTTGAGGAAATCGCTTCTTAGTGGTCTTTTTTTAAATGGTAAGCGTGCAAATGCCCCTGCTTTGAGCACACCGATTAATCAACGTCAACAGCGTCAAatacagcagcagcggcagcagcagccgcgagaacaacaacagccGCAACACCTCTCAAGTCCTAAACTCCTCTACTCAAACGGTTCTCCAGACTCGAATCATCCTACTGTTCGCCATGTGAATTCATCTGACCTGTCAAACGTGCCCAAGAGAGCCACAGCATCTAAGATTACTGTGACTACCATCGTATCGAAgttttctcctccaaataACCCCCGTGATCTCCTCAGGCGCCATGCTTCGAGTTCATCGGTGGTCCCAGTGGCCCCAGTGGCCACGGTGACTTCAGTTGCCTCGGTTGCACCAGTGGCACCTGTAGctccaatttcttctgtGTCCCCAGTGACTCCAGCTGCTCACACCAAATCAGCAGTTTCCTTGGCagcattcttcttcaacaacagaCGTCCTCATGTTCCTGCACACGGCGATGTGTCTTCACATGTGGCACCGAACTCGGCAGCAGATTTGAACCTTGATTCTGGCCACTATGACCGTTTCCACCAGTCCAACGCTCCTCCAACCGCAACAACGTTGCTTCCTACGGCGCTAGCTACTCATATGTTTTTACCTACGATGAGTTTGCGCCAACAGGCACGGGCAAAGTATGGAGAGCCCAACTGGATAAGGCATCGACAAGAGCGACAACGTCTACTGCACGATCGAGAGTACTCTTTTGATGGAAACGAAGACTCTGAATACTCGTCTAGTGTCAGAACTAATACGTCCTCGATAGATATACCGGGTAGTGTCTTGAGAACACATCTTCGAGTGCCAAGTGAAAAGCACAGTTTGAATGATCAATCACTGCCCTCTCAACGTCGTCAGCCACGTCAAGCCTCGCCTCATAGCGAACGACCAATGCTTGGAAAGTGTAGTAGTTCTTCTGCATCACGTATGTCACCGAAATCCACTCGTATTGAGATGCTTTCCAAAGAGTTACCGTTACGGTTGATGGATTCTATCAACAACGAGAACAAGTTGTTGTTTAGTAAGACTTCTAAGGAGGAAGGCCGTCTGTTAACGAGGCTGAAGAGAGTAAATAACGGCAACGAAACCGTTTATGACTCAGATCTAGATGGTAGAGAGAATGCTCCAGTGGATAAAAAGACTAGTAATAGCGACGAGAAGGATGAGAGaaataaaggtgaagaCAACGACGATGACTGCAATGCAGAAAATGAGTCTAATATCATAGCTGACGGTATCATGGGTAACAAGCTTAAGCTGTTCCATGTCAGAGAACGAAATAGACAGAATAGAGTTGGCTCTCCGCTCCTTTTCAATGAAGATGGATTTGTGAATGACCAATTGGTTACTAGTGTGCTGGAACACACGGATGGTAACCATGataacaacaacaacaagatgaagaatgaatGGGATGACGATAATCTTAACTATCACGCTAGAGGTTGGTAGTATACAATAAGAAAACTTAATTTATTAACAGGATGAGTAGCAGACTATATATTTACAAGGCCAAGTCTTTAAAGCTGATGATTCTATTGGCCGAGAAGCCTGGTCTGCCGCAATTCTTGGACTCCGAATGGCTcaactcttccaactcCTTATCTAAATTAGACTTCGTCGCGACAGTATCATGTTTGGTCTGCTTGGCTTTACCGAAATGAATCTGCTTGACATAGTCAGAGTCGACAAGATATCCGTTTCTATCAGCATCAGAGTAAAACTTGATGTCTCTTCTGGCAATAGGTTTCGCCTGTAATGGAAGATAGCCTCTATTTCTGATAAACCATTGCGGCGAATGATGCGCCCGGAATCCTAAATATCTAGAATAGAATTTAGACTGGAATTTCCCACCTTGAGATTCAATGATCTTGATGGCAGACTTCGATGCCTTTGTGGCTTCCATCTGAATGTCTAAGTGATAATTCTGAGAACCAGTGCCAATAATAGTCACACCATCTTTCATAGTTCCCGTAATAAGTCCACaatccttcatcttcttcatattaAGTATTTCACCTTGGTCCAATAAAAGTCGACCACTATCATAAAAGCTCTGAATTCtagccaaagaaatctcATTTAAGTCGAGTTTCTGATGTCTGTAAAACCCTCTCTTTGGATAAATTTTATATATAGGCGTCTGTCCACCTTCAAACCAGTTGGGAATACTTCCTCTAGCCTTCTGACCCTTTTGACCACGACCGGATGTTTTACCATAACCCGATCCTGCTCCTCTACCCACTCTTTTATCATTGACCTGAGAATTTGGAGCCGGCTGAAGCTTGCCGAGCAATGAAAGGGGCCTTGTAAACACTCGTGGCCCCAAATGGCCAATGCTGATTGTATTTGGAAGCatatcgatgaagaagaagtgacCATGAACAAGGAGAGAGAGACTCCTGTCATTGAGACTTTAattttaatttttcagacCCAGACGAATTTATGCGCATTAATTATATTACATTTATTAGtgtctctctctcttctcttatCAACTTGATCTCCTTGACCACCTTCTTCCAGATCTCGGGATCAATCACAACAATTGGAGTATGAGAAATCTCCACTCTCAACCGGTGACTGTCCGCCATTCTCCCATCTAAAGCCTTTTGAGCACTATACATGCTATCTTCGGACATAAAAAACAGTTCAGCCGTAACGGACTTACCAAACTCCCTAGTAAATCCCTCCACAGTCATCACCTTAAGTACTGTTCCATACTTTGACATGATCTCCACTATATCTGATTCCGTAACACCTGGTGATAGATTGCGCAATCGAAGAAAGCTTGTTTGAGAAGCTCCTATGAAGTTGACTGGCTTCTTTTGTTGTTTTTGATGGACGAGTCCATTTCGGGTTTTTCCAATTATCCGTTTCACGtccttttctgcctcttgTGGCAACTTATTCCTACCCTTTGAAGTCTCTATTCCCAAGGCCAATGCAAGGGGATTAACCTTCTTAGCAACCTTGCTAACCTTAACCTTACTAACTCTACCAATCTTGTTGGTCTTATTAGCCTTACTCACTCTACCAATATTATTGGTCTTACTAGCCTTACTCACTCTCTTAACCCTCAGAGCTAACTCTAGTGGATTCttatcatccttttttccCCGCTTACCATTTAGTGCCTGAAACAGAGGATTGTTTTCCAAGGTCATGATTCAGATCTCAGCTACGTATACATCTATTTGTATGTAGATAAGAGTAACTCATCGATTAAGAGtgataatttttcacttcgAAAAGAGGTCGATGAAAGAGCAAAATGCTGCACGTGATGTTTTTCACGTGTGCTCAGCACGCTGTTATTGTTCACGTGATCATTTCCGTCGATCGCGATTATAAGAATGTTTTAAAGAGCGCAGAAGTCAGCTCACCAATCAagtcttctcttcttgttgtGTCAGAATGGTTTTATGCGGAGGTCCTCCGAAATCGGTTCAGCGTAAGATCGTTATACTTGGAGATGGTGCGTGCGGTAAAACCTCGTTATTGAACGTCTTTACTAGAGGCTACTTCCCTCACGTGTACGAACCAACGGTGTTTGAAAACTACATCCACGATATTTTCATCGACGGTCAACAAGTTCAACTTTCTCTATGGGATACTGCAGGACAAGAGGAGTTTGATAAGTTAAGGTCACTTTCCTACAATGATACAGATTGTGTGATTCTCTGTTTCTCGGTGGATACGCGAGATTCACTAGAGAACGTTAAGAATAAATGGGTTGGAGAAGTGTTGGAGCACTGTGAAGGGGTGAAGATGGTTCTTGTGGCATTAAAAGCAGATCTCAGGCAAtcagaagaggaagagagCGCGAATTCACAAGTACAACAGTTTGGAACCAGCGCGTATAATAGTGATGgtcagttgaagaagttagTGACGTATGAGCAAGGTTTGGCCGTGGCCAAACAAATTGGCGCTGTTCGTTACTTAGAGTGTTCGGCCATGAAGAAGCGTGGAGTCAATGAGGTGTTTACGGAAGCTGCTAGAATAGCCATTgcttcaaagccaaagaatgCTGCTCAAGAGGAGTCCTCTTCTCACGATTGTATTATACTGTGAGGAAccaacctcttttttttaactgttttattttatttcGTTGATACTTGTTCAAGTTTACTTCTTTATTGTCTGTAGCGTCCGGAACTTCTGGTTGGACTCTCCTGCGTATATAGTCTGCCTGGACTGCCAAAGACAACGCTATTATTGGCAGAACGATACAGTCTAGTTCTGGACTTCCTCACCGGACTTGACGGCTTATGGTTTCTTATAAGATCAGCATTGTATGAGGTGTCACAGTTCTGTTCAAACATTGAATGGTTGGTAATATTTATATCTGTATCATCCGGGTCGTACTGAATTGATGTATCGTTAGGGTCTTCTGCCGGGAGTTCCCCGGTAGAGATGAATTCATCCAAGATAACACTGCTCAGCGTTTTCTTATGGAAATGCTTTTTGTTGTTTGGGATCGAAACCGTAGACTGCGTTGCAGCATGGTTCGGTTCCTCGAGAGAATAGAATGTTGTTGAGCCGGTTCCACTTCCCTTGGTACCAtcacttccttctccttgtAATCCATCAATCTCCATCGAACTCCGTGCAAGTCCAATCTTTTCCACCGTCTCAAAGGTTCCTTTCGACACCAAAGTAGTGGCTCTAGTGGCCTGctccaaatcaaaaatGCCGCTTGTCTCAGACTTGGCTTCACACATATCCTCAAAGGGAGGAGCCTGTCTGGCTTGATGTTTGGCGCGATACTTCATATAAGCCGTACATAGCAAGAAAATGATAAATATTACCGCTATGGTCGGAAGGGTGATCAAGTAGAGTGTTCCCTGACGATACTTACTCTGTTGAATAAAGGGATTGTCTCTCGTCTGGTTTGGAATATCGGTAGGTGTGGCATTGGTATAGGCCACATGAGTTTCCTCGAGTTGGGAAAGCATTGCAAATCTTGATGATTACAAGGTGACCAGAGAGTCTGTTTGATATGATGCAGGATCCTCGAGAACTTTAGTGTAAATTACTTGCATATTTGATGTGTTTATGTTTTTCCCAAAGGGGGCACGCGCGGAAGAACTCCTAACGCTATGACCGGCTTATCTGTCTGACGACGCTCGTCTGTCTGACAACGCTCATCTGACTGACGGCGCTCATCTGTCTGACGACGCTCATCTGACTGATGACCCTCATCTGTCTGACGACGCTCGTCAGTCCGTCACCGATTGCCTCAAGAACCCGTTGTTTGCTTCGAACCATCGTCTGGTGCACAGATGTATTTGCTCAGTTTTCTTCCTATTCTCAGCTTCTCTTGTTCACATACTTCTTCCTAAATCAGCATGAGATATAACTATAGATCAACTCTACAACTAATCAAACCATTCTTCAGCCGAAGATATGCATTTCCTGTAAATAACAGGTTTATACAATCCAAGGCGGATCAACAAAATGAGATATTGGCTAAGTATAAGGTCAAGCTAGAAGCCAAAGCCAAGCAAGAAGGATTGAAAAATGTCGAACAACTCAGAGAAAAGATGAGAGACAAGATcgaaaataaaaagaagcagtttaGTAAGGTTGATCCGTTGAGGGAACTGGaaaatttggaaagagcagaaaagTTAAAGGCTGCTATTGAAGGTAAGAAAGGAAGCAAGCAGGATCTTGGAGCGATGAATCCAGAGAGTTCCTCGAAGCCTTTCAAGACATTAGATTCGTTCGTCAAAGTGGAAAATCTGAAAAAGCTTCCGGCCAATCAGATCTCTCTAATTTGGAGAGCCAGGTTTCAGATGAAGGACAGATCACTATGTGCTGCCGTTC
This sequence is a window from Brettanomyces nanus chromosome 3, complete sequence. Protein-coding genes within it:
- a CDS encoding uncharacterized protein (BUSCO:EOG093444RX~EggNog:ENOG41) — protein: MADKFPEINDVSVDGDEQMSGGDFLSREKEVLGDEFATAEDVTAQDASATADKDDEFEEFKTQYPELGAGANGSDNEEDFKDSKDSNGSNGSNGYLNVTTRMAKLNMESSEAVKQWKQQREESISKTDSINEKKVDEIKKEAQKATDEFYENYSNKKEELIESTKKEEEEFLKKRDSFLENGTVWERVVEVLKLSKNSNSIDEAHNRDKSRFKELLMMLKDKEDSPGA
- a CDS encoding uncharacterized protein (BUSCO:EOG09342P1M), translating into MSFSVEKASEKLSNLDQTQQSIQSTSQWCLFHYRHHREIVALWLKNLEELSKTKPERSLVCFYLCNDLVQFSKKNEHKFRGFLEEFVKVLPKSMKIMRSCIKQEAKGDEVNEANLLKRYMRVLKVWEERSVFDRRFIERMMKVLSDDNRLINANEKVEKDRRLDEIVGAGTSSSTTVPEEISALVKKYTSLEEFNEKNLNEFTKVNTIYNELVKNFENLPEPGKLIERLNGLNRMIKSLLGTIEESEKLRQEIIEEFHRLINVQGDWVELDKGKLDKLREMREDVSKQKVEMEKLVEGGDKEEVSPMYEDEDMPGYRGEDGDPVDSGDPVDSVDLVDSENPVVSENPVVSVDPVDPVDPRITKKVKFQETPSEQPLGGDLLSILNQLT
- a CDS encoding uncharacterized protein (EggNog:ENOG41), which translates into the protein MLAPPFLELSHSTIAMLQHQQNTNTTNNLDKTPVIDLDNVLTLWTTLANSAEFIRNGRRLENISWRVVNRSLLLDQSFNYNEFSTLLNISTSDSTGNGQPLTQRNLQRMERRRNQRQPTKNGIFYIKDSPSPDACSVEPSQLVNQKIKMNGQQRIQEMTDRPSDLVHPSQRTSLFSRVHPPEEPLVANHTLKPKQGPSDDLQMRHLYQQQLKYNGGNPHSPKSDTQQSQISLFATAKRPQAEKIMFSPSDDSSDGSDWSSMSDDSDFDVDNDEEGITDGRSRHHDGSLLFQKKEVGPSHLDSTPSTESLSSPQNGLRKSLLSGLFLNGKRANAPALSTPINQRQQRQIQQQRQQQPREQQQPQHLSSPKLLYSNGSPDSNHPTVRHVNSSDLSNVPKRATASKITVTTIVSKFSPPNNPRDLLRRHASSSSVVPVAPVATVTSVASVAPVAPVAPISSVSPVTPAAHTKSAVSLAAFFFNNRRPHVPAHGDVSSHVAPNSAADLNLDSGHYDRFHQSNAPPTATTLLPTALATHMFLPTMSLRQQARAKYGEPNWIRHRQERQRLLHDREYSFDGNEDSEYSSSVRTNTSSIDIPGSVLRTHLRVPSEKHSLNDQSLPSQRRQPRQASPHSERPMLGKCSSSSASRMSPKSTRIEMLSKELPLRLMDSINNENKLLFSKTSKEEGRLLTRLKRVNNGNETVYDSDLDGRENAPVDKKTSNSDEKDERNKGEDNDDDCNAENESNIIADGIMGNKLKLFHVRERNRQNRVGSPLLFNEDGFVNDQLVTSVLEHTDGNHDNNNNKMKNEWDDDNLNYHARGW
- the RHO3 gene encoding Rho GTPase (BUSCO:EOG09344974), whose protein sequence is MVLCGGPPKSVQRKIVILGDGACGKTSLLNVFTRGYFPHVYEPTVFENYIHDIFIDGQQVQLSLWDTAGQEEFDKLRSLSYNDTDCVILCFSVDTRDSLENVKNKWVGEVLEHCEGVKMVLVALKADLRQSEEEESANSQVQQFGTSAYNSDGQLKKLVTYEQGLAVAKQIGAVRYLECSAMKKRGVNEVFTEAARIAIASKPKNAAQEESSSHDCIIL